The Bdellovibrio sp. ArHS genome contains the following window.
GCAAAACCGCGGAAGCTTCATGAGTATCGTCAGCTGTGTGCAGCAATTATCTTCGGCTGTTTCAAGTTATATCGCCGGTTGGATTGTGACGACAAACAGCGCCGGTCGTTTGGAAAATTACAACGTCGTCGGCTACGTAGCCGTGGCCTTTACCTTCGTGGCGATTTATCTTTCTAAGAAAATTCAGGCGGTCGAAAGTGCGCCAAACAAATCTGCGGATGCGCATTTGGCCGAGCCGGTCGTCTAAGACTCCGAGCGCACTTTTTGGCGCAAAGACTTGATTTCAGAATGCTGTTTTTTGCTTTCCAGTCTTTTGCGCTGAGAACTTTTTGTCGGCTTCGTCGCCACTCTTTTTTTCGGCACAAATAAAGCCTTACGAAGGGTTTCGTGCAGGCGACGAATGCATTCCGAGCGATTCTGATCTTGATCGCGATGCACATCACTGCGAATGATGAGATCGCCACTTTCTGTCAACTTGCCGTGCAATTTCAGACTCAGACGTTCCTTGAGCTCTGCATTCAAGGAGGTGGAGGCCCATAAATTCCACCGCAAAATGGCGGCGGAATTGGTGCGATTCACATTCTGGCCTCCCGGCCCACGGGAACGGGCGTAAGTGAAATCCATTTCGGCGAATGGAATCTGAATAGAAATCATTTTGTATCCGGCGGTGGCGTGAAATCCGCAAACGCCTCTCCGACTTTGACTGCGTTCACGAAAACTTCATAGTGAATGGGCGACGCCTTCGCGACCATGGCACTGACGCCGCAGTATTTCGTCATGGACAGGCGCACGGCTTTGAGTGCTTGTTCAGGTTTGATATCCGGGCCGACAATCTGATATTGGAGCTTCACTTCTTTAAAAATTTTCGGATGCGTCTCGGTGGTAGCGGTTTGCGCCAGAACATCACAAGACTGAAGATTCAGTCGCATTTTCTGCAGAATTGAGACAACGTCCATTCCCGAACAGGTGCAAATGGCCGTAAGCATGATTTCCTTGGGCGTGGCCGCCTGGTCCTGACCGCCATCTTCGGGCTTCCCGTCGATAAGAAATTTGTGATGCCGAACCCTGGCCTCAAAGCCCAGTTTGCCGATCCATTTTGTTTGACACTCCATAAGCCCCATTCTTCCTCCGGACTCTTTAAAAAAGGCTACAATTCATAACGCCAGAAGTAAAGCAATGCTCACATGAGGGGATCATTTGCGTTGGAACATAAGGGACGGTAGACTAAGAGGGTTAGGAGTACCTTTATGATTGCAATGATTGCTACAGCTCTATTTGCTTTGATCGCCGGTGGTGGCGCAGGCTGGGCCTTGCACAAAATCTTGAACGCACGCACTTTGCGTCATGCGCGCGAAGAAGCCGCTGATATCGTGGGCGAAGCCAAAGAAGTTGCGGAACTAAAAGCTCTGGAAGAAAAAGAGCGCGTTCAAGAAATTGAAATGGAAATGTGGACCAAAGTTGAACCGGATATGCTGAAGGTTGAAGGTCGCATCGAAGAACTGCAAGAGCTCGCCAACGAAAAAAAAGCCAAAGCCGATTCGATTGTTCAAGAAGAAAAAAAGAAACTGCAAGAGCGCGAGTCCGAGGTGAAGAGCCAGGAACAAGCCTTGCGTGGCCAGGAAGCTGAACTGAATAAACTGAAAGAGACCCAAAAAGGTCTCAATAAAGATCTTGTTCTAAAGCTTACGGAAAGACTGGGAACCTCGGCAGAAGAATTCAAAAATCAGTTGAAGACCCAAATGGAAGAAGATTCCCGCCGTCGCGCCGCCCGCTTCATTCAGGAATCCGAAGAGGACTTGAAAGAACACGCCGAACAACGCGCGAAAAAAATCCTGAGCCTAGTCATCGACCGTTTTGCCCGTCCTTACTGTGCAGAACGCGGGATCGGTGCCGTGAATTTCCCCGACAATCACATCCGTAAACTTTTCTGCGACCCCAATGGCAATAATATTAAAGCCGTTCAGGATGCTTGCGGTTGCGACATCATTGTTGAAGAAGGCATGGACATGGTCGGCGTGGCCGGGTTCGATCCTGTTCGTCGTGAACTGACTCGCCGAACTTTAGAGCGTATTTTTAAAGAGAAGAAAAATATCAATCCTGATTTCATTAAAAAAATTGCCGAAAATCAGAAGAAAGAACTTTTCAAAAACATCAAACACGATGGTGATGCTTTGGCGAAGGAACTCAAACTAGACGGTTTGAATGCGGAAGTTCGTCAAATGATGGGTTCCTTGCGTTACCGCTACTCGTTTACACAGAACCAATATTTCCACTGTGGCGAAGTTGGCTGGCTGGCGGGCTTGATGGCCGCAGAGCTGGGCCTGGATATCAAAAAAGCGCGCCGAGTGGGCATGCTGCACGATATCGGTAAATCCATGGATCACGTCAT
Protein-coding sequences here:
- the arfB gene encoding alternative ribosome rescue aminoacyl-tRNA hydrolase ArfB — protein: MISIQIPFAEMDFTYARSRGPGGQNVNRTNSAAILRWNLWASTSLNAELKERLSLKLHGKLTESGDLIIRSDVHRDQDQNRSECIRRLHETLRKALFVPKKRVATKPTKSSQRKRLESKKQHSEIKSLRQKVRSES
- a CDS encoding OsmC family protein, yielding MECQTKWIGKLGFEARVRHHKFLIDGKPEDGGQDQAATPKEIMLTAICTCSGMDVVSILQKMRLNLQSCDVLAQTATTETHPKIFKEVKLQYQIVGPDIKPEQALKAVRLSMTKYCGVSAMVAKASPIHYEVFVNAVKVGEAFADFTPPPDTK
- a CDS encoding Rnase Y domain-containing protein, coding for MIAMIATALFALIAGGGAGWALHKILNARTLRHAREEAADIVGEAKEVAELKALEEKERVQEIEMEMWTKVEPDMLKVEGRIEELQELANEKKAKADSIVQEEKKKLQERESEVKSQEQALRGQEAELNKLKETQKGLNKDLVLKLTERLGTSAEEFKNQLKTQMEEDSRRRAARFIQESEEDLKEHAEQRAKKILSLVIDRFARPYCAERGIGAVNFPDNHIRKLFCDPNGNNIKAVQDACGCDIIVEEGMDMVGVAGFDPVRRELTRRTLERIFKEKKNINPDFIKKIAENQKKELFKNIKHDGDALAKELKLDGLNAEVRQMMGSLRYRYSFTQNQYFHCGEVGWLAGLMAAELGLDIKKARRVGMLHDIGKSMDHVMEGGHAVIGADFIAARGEAPDVVHAVKAHHFDEQPSTDHAFLVIAADAVSGARPGARRSTIESYNQKVSELQDIARSFPGVTDCFVLSGGRECRVLVNGKKVDDSQALDLSKKIAARIEEECNYPGQIKVVVVRETVVTEQTRKELA